Within the Pseudomonas fulva genome, the region AGCCCGCTCACCGTTCTGCGCGAGGGTTGATAGACTGCGCGTCCGCACCAGACAGAGCCGAGCATGAGCCGATATCGCCCTCCCCGCGCCGCGGGTACGCCCTTGATCACCCCGCAAGGCGAAGCGCGCCTGCGCGCCGAGCTGCATGAGCTATGGCACGTGCGCAGGCCCGAAGTAACCCGCTCGGTCAGCGAGGCAGCGGCCCAGGGCGATCGCTCGGAGAACGCGGAGTACACCTACGGCAAGAAGATGCTGCGCGAGATCGACAGTCGCGTGCGCTTTCTGACCAAGCGCCTGGAAAAACTCAAGGTCGTGGATACCCGCCCCAGTGATCCGGACAAGGTGTACTTCGGCGCCTGGGTCACCGTCGAAGACGAAGACGGCGTTGAGGCGCGCTATCGCATCGTCGGCCCCGACGAGCTCGACCTCAAGCTGAACCTGATCAGCATCGACTCACCCTTGGCCCGGGCGCTGGTCGGCAAGGGCCTGGACGCCGAGGTGCGGGTGCAGACGCCCACCGGCGACAAGTACTGGTACATCGTCGCCATTGACTACCCCTGAGAGCTGGTTCAGCGCAGGGTGATCAACCCCTGCCGGGCGATACGCGTCAGTTGCCCGAGCGCCTCGGCACTCGGCCGTTGCAGCACGGCGAAGTCGAAACTGTCAGTGGCGAAACGATGCAGCGACTCGCCCGGCTCGGCGAACTGCACGAGAAAGGCGCGCTGGCCTTCGCGGCGAGCGGGCCAACCGTCCAGATAACGCAGCAACGTTGGCTGATGAGTACCGCCCAGCAGTATCCGTGGGTTGCGACGAACCAGCCGGGTGGTGATGGGGACGATACGAATTTGCGCAGCCTGGGAACAGCTCATGGTGTTTGTCTCCGCCTCGGAAATCCCGCTGGGCAGCGGTGAGAGGCAACACCGAACCAGCGCTTTAGCGGAATTTCGAGACTCGTGACAAGTCCCTGAGGCGCCCCGCAAGTAGCTGTCTAAATCGGCGCAAGTGGCAATCCTAGAGAGTTGCCGATCAGCCTGTCAATAACCAGGAAAGCCCGCATGGGCGGGCTTTCGCAAGTGAGGCAGTGATCAGCCGGCGATGCGCTTGTCCAGCGACAGCCGCCCGGCGCCTTCGATCAGCAGCGCCAGCGTGGCGGCCAGCAGCGCCAGGGCGAACTCGTAGCCATTGTTGGCCATGAAGAAGCCATTGCCGATATGCACCGAGAAGATCGCCACCAGCATGGTGATCGCCAGTACCGCCGAAGCAGGCCGCACCAGCAGGCCGATGACCAGGGCCAGGCCGCCGAAGAATTCGGCGCTGCCGGCCAGCAAGGCCATCAGGTAGCCCGGCGCCAGGCCGATGCTCTCCATCCACTGGGCCACGCCGGCAAGGCCATAACCGCCGAACCAGCCAAACAGCTTCTGTGCGCCATGGGCCATGAAGGTGATGCCGACCAGCACGCGCAGGACGGTCAGGCCGAAGCCGGCGCGGGTGGCTGTCAGGGATTTGATGAACGGGTTCATGGGGCGAATCCTTTGCTATGCGAGTGAGATGGCGGCATATTAATTCAAATAGCCAATATGAACACCGAATAAAACCGCTAAAGATAATCGAATAAATCGATTATTTACCCATACTCACTTTTTGCCCCGGCTCCAGGGAATAACGCTCGCGGGCGTAGGCGAGGTAGTACTTATTCACCGCGTTGACGTAGCTGACCACGCCCATACCCAGTTCCTCCATCGCCACCCGCTCGACCTGAAAAAACCACTGATCGGGGTTGAGGCCGCGCCGCCG harbors:
- a CDS encoding class I SAM-dependent methyltransferase; translation: MSCSQAAQIRIVPITTRLVRRNPRILLGGTHQPTLLRYLDGWPARREGQRAFLVQFAEPGESLHRFATDSFDFAVLQRPSAEALGQLTRIARQGLITLR
- the greB gene encoding transcription elongation factor GreB, translated to MSRYRPPRAAGTPLITPQGEARLRAELHELWHVRRPEVTRSVSEAAAQGDRSENAEYTYGKKMLREIDSRVRFLTKRLEKLKVVDTRPSDPDKVYFGAWVTVEDEDGVEARYRIVGPDELDLKLNLISIDSPLARALVGKGLDAEVRVQTPTGDKYWYIVAIDYP
- a CDS encoding DoxX family protein — its product is MNPFIKSLTATRAGFGLTVLRVLVGITFMAHGAQKLFGWFGGYGLAGVAQWMESIGLAPGYLMALLAGSAEFFGGLALVIGLLVRPASAVLAITMLVAIFSVHIGNGFFMANNGYEFALALLAATLALLIEGAGRLSLDKRIAG